Genomic segment of Steroidobacter denitrificans:
GCAGGAACGGGTCGTCGCGTTGCTGGATCCGCTGCCGGTGCGCACATTGTTCGGCATCGGCGCCAAGACGGCATCGCAGTTGGAAAATCTCGGCATCCACACCCTGCGTGAGCTACGGCTCCCCCCGGACGTGGCGTTGCAGCCGGTGTTCGGCCGCCACGCCGCGCACATCAAGGCGCGGGCCGCGGGCATCGACGATCGGCCGGTGATCGCGGATTGGGACGAGAAAAGGATTTCGACGGAAGAAACGTTCGCGACCGACATCCTCGAACGGCGGCATCTGCATGCCGCGCTGGCGCAGATTGCAGACCGTACGGCAGCGCGCCTGCGGACCCAGGGATGGCTTGCCGCCACGCTGATCGTGAAGATCCGGCGCCGGGACTTTCGGACCTACACCCGCCAATGCCCGATCCGCCCGGCCACGCAGGCATCCCGCCTCTTGGCGCAGACAGCAGCCCGATTGCTCGATGAATGGCTGGAAGAGCAACCGGGTGCGGCCGTTCGACTGCTCGGTGTCGGCGCCGGCGATCTGACCCAGGCGGCTCAACTTGACCTGTTCGACATTCCGGAAGCACAGCGCAATCGGCAGCTGGATGCCGCGATCGACAACATCCGTGCACGATTCGGCAGCGCAGCCCTGGCACGCGGCAGCGCTCTGCCGAACCGCAGCGATCCCGGCGTGGACGGCGGCATGCCGCGCCGTGGCTCACGCTGAGTCGCCCGCCGGCGTCCGCCGATCGGCAGATGACACCCTCAACCATGCCGGGCAGGGCGCTGTGCCCGCCTGTCCCGCATGCCGGGCAATCCGAATGTTGCGGCGACGAGCTGGGTACCCAGCAATTTCGCAGCCGACAGTCGCATCTGGTCGCCAAGATGCGCAAAGCGCAGCAGATCCCGCCAGAATGCGGGGTGTGCCGGCCAACCCGGCGCCAACAGATCGGGATGCGCTGCCGCCAGGTGCTTCACCTGCCATATCGTCAATTGTGCCAGCCTCATCGCGGTGGCTTCCGGCATGGCATACACGATGCGCGTACTCAAACGATTGACCGCGGCGACATGCCAGGCATGCAGCAGGGCCACCTCGCAGAATGCATGTGCCGCGGATCCGGGGACACTGGCATAGCGCTGCGTCACGGGCATGCTGACGGCAGTCCGCTTGGCGTCCCGACAGACCTGCTCCCAGAACGGCTCATCATCGAAACGCAGCGAGTAAAGCGCGAACGGCGAGGTCGCCAGCCCATCGCATGCCGCGCGGGACAATGTCCGGATCCAGGGATGCAACCGTACCGGCAGCCGCTGCGCCTGGCCGGTACAAGGCGTGCGCCGACAGTCCGCAACCAACAATTCCAGGTAATCCAGATTGAGCGCGTGCACGCGCGCGAGCAAGGCCGTGGTCAAGACAGGCGCAAGATTTTCCGACGAGTCGTCCGTGAATACATGGGGCATGAATACCTGGGACATGGGTGCTTCCTTGCACGGTCGCTGATCGACGTACCATTAGAACGTGCTGCGGCACTCGGGTCAATCGTGGCGAACGCGCGCAGCCCGATCCCGCGGACTTGCGTTAGGATCCGAGTGACGACACGGCCGCCGGAAGCGGTTCAGAGCAGCAATCATTCGCGGGAATGGACGGCCCATCCGATGCAAATCAGCAACGAACGGTATTTCCTGGAACGCCGCCGTCATGATCTGGCGCTGCGCATGCTTCGCCACGAGGCACGCACCCGCACGATCAACGACTGTACCGGGCTGTCGGAGTCGCAGATTCGCCGCCTCTACCAAAGCTACGCGTTGCGCCATACAAGCGCGCCGCTGCGCCGACATCGCGGCAAATCGCCGCGTCAGGTGGCATACTTCACTCGCAATGTCCGCATCCAGCTGGCGGCATCGGTACTGGTCAACCTGTTCAACACCTTCGGCCTGCTGGAACGCCGCCCAAGGCCCGGTGCGGCAGGAATGGAGTTTGCCTGGCGATTCTGCGATGCCTTTGAAACCCACCGCCAACTGCTGGCGGCAACGCATCCTCAGCTGCTGGATTCGCAGGATTTATCGATCGAACATGCCTGGTTCCTGTTGCAGCATCTGCATGGCGGGGGCGAACTACGTATTTCCCAATGTCACGTTTGCACCGGGCAATATCTGTACTCCCTGGCGCGGCCACACGGCCATCCCTGTCCGGCATGCAAATTAAAGAAAAAACCAGCTCGGCCACGTCCACGGCAGGCAACCCTGCGGATGACAGGTATTCGCGGGAAGCCGGCCTGCTAGACTGAGCGCATGGCACCGCCGCGCCCGCATCCGCACATCCTGGCCGGTCCTTATCTTGATCGCGCTACGTCGTGGCGCAAGGACGACTCGCGCCTGCGCGCAGCACTCGAAGACCCGGCATCCTGGTTCGTGCCGGTCTGGCGCTCACGCAGCCTGATCGTCCCGTCCGAACAAGGCATCAGCGCGCATCTGCTGAGCGGCTGCGGATCGCTGGCGGCATCGCTCGACGTCAGCCAGTTCATCCTGCTGGGCGAGTTCCGCAGCCATGCCTGTTTTGCGGTGGAGATACCGTCCGAACAGATGCCTGCGCTGGACGCATACGGCAAGTTCGAGGATCTGCGCCTGATCGCCGGCGATCTGCCCCAGGAGGAAGCCGGCCTGCTCGCCTATGCGCGAGCCATGATTCACTGGCGCAACCAGCATCGCTACTGCGGACGCTGCGGCTCGCCGACACTGTCCTCGCAAGGCGGCCAGATACTCCGCTGCACCAACCCGAGTTGTTCGGCTCAACAGTTCCCGCGCATCGATCCGGCGGTCATCGTGCTGGTCACCGATGGTGAATGCGCGCTGCTGGGACGCCAGGCCAGCTGGCCCACAGGCCGTTTCTCGACGATCGCCGGCTTCGTCGAGCCAGGCGAGAGCCTGGAGGACGCCGTGATTCGCGAGGTGCGCGAGGAGACCGGGGTGGAAGCCGGCTTGGCCGAATATCATTCCTCGCAGCCCTGGCCCTTTCCATCCTCTTTGATGCTCGGTTTCATGGCACGCGCCCATCGCAGCCGGATCCAACTTCGGGATCAGGAGTTGGAAGAAGCCAGGTGGGTCAGCCGCGCAGACATCGCCGCTGGACGGGTGGCGCTTCCCGCGGCGCATTCCATCTCCTTCTCTTTGATCGAGGACTGGTACGACACAGCCGCGCCTCGTCCGCTGCGCCAGGAACCCGGCGCCCGGATATGGCATCCACGCCCGCGCTGATCCTCGGGAGCGGATCCGAAGCCGTTCGGATGCCGGTCCGTTCAGGTTCCGCTCACCTGCGCAGGACGATACTGCAACGATCGGCTCCGGCGACAATCAGCCCGGCAATGCGGCAGGCCGATTTCACTGGACCGCTCGATGCACGATCCTTGAACGATCGATGATAACCATCGATGAACATGCCGAG
This window contains:
- a CDS encoding DNA polymerase IV produces the protein MNFHGTGTEFSGDRLSMRAVLHVDMDAFYAAVEALDHPPLRGKPLIVGGLGGRGVVAAASYEVRRFGVHSAMPVSQALRRCPEAICIEPRFERYKAVSRAVFGIFHEFTPLVESLSLDEAFLDVTHSRNALGSAESIARSIKQKILERTGLTASVGIASNKLVAKIASELRKPDGLVSVPQERVVALLDPLPVRTLFGIGAKTASQLENLGIHTLRELRLPPDVALQPVFGRHAAHIKARAAGIDDRPVIADWDEKRISTEETFATDILERRHLHAALAQIADRTAARLRTQGWLAATLIVKIRRRDFRTYTRQCPIRPATQASRLLAQTAARLLDEWLEEQPGAAVRLLGVGAGDLTQAAQLDLFDIPEAQRNRQLDAAIDNIRARFGSAALARGSALPNRSDPGVDGGMPRRGSR
- the nudC gene encoding NAD(+) diphosphatase, which translates into the protein MAPPRPHPHILAGPYLDRATSWRKDDSRLRAALEDPASWFVPVWRSRSLIVPSEQGISAHLLSGCGSLAASLDVSQFILLGEFRSHACFAVEIPSEQMPALDAYGKFEDLRLIAGDLPQEEAGLLAYARAMIHWRNQHRYCGRCGSPTLSSQGGQILRCTNPSCSAQQFPRIDPAVIVLVTDGECALLGRQASWPTGRFSTIAGFVEPGESLEDAVIREVREETGVEAGLAEYHSSQPWPFPSSLMLGFMARAHRSRIQLRDQELEEARWVSRADIAAGRVALPAAHSISFSLIEDWYDTAAPRPLRQEPGARIWHPRPR
- a CDS encoding FlhC family transcriptional regulator; translation: MQISNERYFLERRRHDLALRMLRHEARTRTINDCTGLSESQIRRLYQSYALRHTSAPLRRHRGKSPRQVAYFTRNVRIQLAASVLVNLFNTFGLLERRPRPGAAGMEFAWRFCDAFETHRQLLAATHPQLLDSQDLSIEHAWFLLQHLHGGGELRISQCHVCTGQYLYSLARPHGHPCPACKLKKKPARPRPRQATLRMTGIRGKPAC